From bacterium, one genomic window encodes:
- a CDS encoding right-handed parallel beta-helix repeat-containing protein, with amino-acid sequence MFKKLYACLLLVGFLFLNNTIACFSNEYFVSPQGDDKNKGTKESPWKTPEYAGKMGKAGDTIFFLPGDYAGKLQLVNSGTPEAPIIFCSTVPRQARLVKSPGGKTITITGASFIQIKDMRVESAVPGWTDIRKSNNITFENCEFTGGGYSGSFRINESNQIKLLDNDFVGGERGGDLCHLHSSTQVLIEGNAFSRGLHTLLAIHLPEGPKGNNRIVVRGNVFHAGWCRNFENFGHPQVLIEDNIFTNAFTGGRSGDGEMKLLGDKNIFRFNRVFKNYGGNVIAMFPHREWHYTRNTRIYNNVFHSNLGWIGVGSISEKISDLIFKNNVFYENNPYGSQTHLHLTGGTSEKVQVINNVFSGVNPNTAILWGRTGHPQDAEVMSLPEARKDEWVEEHGEVFKDNIEKLPMFASIENFNYTLSSKSPLIDAGASLTNTSSAGKGNLLPVEDPYYFYDGYGIEGERGDLIAVGNFKNQARVIMVDYEKKVLHLDKSTQWKKGEPVSLAWVGKRLDIGAFEYGKNPRASVQIIPNKGVVKPGEPVEFKTVINGMVPPFQYRWILGDSTQSTSATLTHKFSEEKDYGVRLRVTDSTGNSCVGVGYIDVKSPPKDEDILIKTTFDTDDKDWWIYWRFYRPMPTKYEHLLDKETGKGIMHIFAPRDGSMLSANIAPREWDINKYPTVRIKYKIKPGTVISIVASGFSSGQRKEEHLKKGLDTYSRSLFLARVAPKVPDRKKARPLVSVREEFEKELIADGEWHEIELDVRLIQKEYPEVNTLQSLSFSGGREGGRGTGVLEGDEYWLDEIYIGK; translated from the coding sequence ATGTTTAAAAAATTATATGCTTGTTTATTACTGGTAGGTTTCTTATTTTTGAATAACACTATTGCCTGTTTTTCAAACGAATATTTTGTTTCTCCGCAAGGGGACGATAAAAACAAGGGTACTAAAGAATCGCCCTGGAAAACACCAGAATATGCGGGAAAAATGGGGAAAGCTGGAGATACTATCTTTTTTCTACCAGGGGACTATGCAGGAAAACTTCAACTTGTAAACAGTGGCACTCCGGAAGCTCCTATCATTTTTTGTTCTACTGTTCCAAGGCAGGCAAGATTGGTTAAATCTCCTGGAGGTAAAACCATAACAATAACAGGAGCATCTTTTATTCAGATTAAAGATATGCGTGTTGAATCTGCTGTTCCTGGTTGGACAGACATAAGAAAATCTAATAATATAACTTTTGAAAACTGCGAATTTACGGGTGGTGGATACTCGGGCTCGTTTAGAATTAATGAAAGCAATCAGATAAAGTTGCTTGATAACGATTTTGTTGGAGGTGAAAGAGGTGGAGACCTTTGTCATCTACATTCTTCTACTCAGGTGTTAATTGAAGGTAACGCTTTTTCGCGTGGTCTTCATACTCTATTGGCAATCCATTTACCTGAAGGTCCGAAAGGAAATAATAGAATAGTTGTAAGGGGGAATGTTTTTCATGCCGGCTGGTGTAGGAATTTTGAAAATTTTGGACACCCTCAGGTGCTGATAGAAGACAATATTTTCACCAATGCATTTACAGGAGGAAGGTCTGGAGACGGTGAAATGAAACTTCTGGGAGATAAAAACATTTTTCGATTCAACAGAGTGTTCAAAAATTACGGCGGAAATGTAATAGCTATGTTTCCCCATAGAGAATGGCATTACACTCGTAACACCCGTATCTATAATAATGTTTTTCATAGTAACCTTGGCTGGATTGGGGTTGGCAGTATAAGCGAGAAAATATCTGACCTAATTTTTAAAAATAATGTCTTTTATGAAAACAATCCGTATGGTAGTCAAACCCATTTACATTTAACCGGAGGAACTTCCGAAAAGGTGCAAGTAATAAATAATGTTTTTTCAGGCGTTAACCCTAACACGGCAATTTTGTGGGGGCGAACAGGTCATCCGCAGGATGCTGAGGTTATGAGTTTACCAGAAGCCAGAAAAGACGAATGGGTTGAAGAGCACGGAGAGGTTTTTAAAGATAATATAGAAAAATTGCCAATGTTTGCGTCAATAGAAAATTTTAATTATACGTTAAGTTCTAAAAGTCCTTTAATTGATGCAGGCGCTTCATTGACAAACACAAGTTCTGCAGGGAAAGGGAATCTTTTACCTGTTGAAGACCCATATTATTTTTATGATGGATATGGTATAGAAGGCGAAAGGGGAGACCTTATAGCTGTGGGTAATTTCAAAAACCAGGCTCGTGTTATAATGGTGGACTATGAAAAGAAAGTGCTTCATCTGGATAAATCTACCCAGTGGAAAAAAGGCGAACCTGTTAGTTTGGCTTGGGTTGGAAAGCGTCTTGATATAGGTGCCTTTGAATATGGAAAGAACCCCAGAGCAAGTGTTCAGATAATACCAAATAAAGGCGTTGTTAAGCCAGGGGAACCTGTTGAGTTTAAAACCGTTATAAATGGGATGGTTCCTCCTTTCCAATACAGGTGGATATTGGGAGACAGCACACAATCGACAAGTGCGACCCTCACCCACAAGTTTTCTGAGGAGAAAGATTACGGTGTTCGCCTTAGAGTAACCGACTCTACGGGAAACAGTTGTGTAGGTGTGGGATATATTGATGTTAAATCTCCTCCAAAGGATGAAGACATTCTGATAAAGACCACTTTTGATACAGACGATAAAGATTGGTGGATATATTGGAGATTTTATCGCCCTATGCCAACAAAATATGAGCATCTATTGGACAAAGAAACGGGTAAAGGTATTATGCATATTTTTGCACCGCGTGACGGTTCTATGTTAAGCGCAAATATTGCACCACGAGAGTGGGATATAAACAAATATCCAACAGTACGTATTAAATATAAAATTAAGCCAGGAACTGTTATTTCAATAGTTGCATCTGGATTTAGTTCAGGGCAAAGAAAGGAAGAACATTTGAAAAAAGGGTTAGATACTTATAGTAGAAGTCTGTTTCTGGCAAGGGTTGCACCAAAGGTGCCTGATAGAAAAAAAGCAAGGCCTTTGGTTTCTGTTCGTGAGGAATTTGAGAAAGAATTGATAGCAGACGGAGAATGGCATGAGATAGAACTTGATGTGCGTCTTATCCAAAAAGAATACCCTGAAGTGAACACTCTCCAAAGTTTAAGTTTTAGCGGTGGGAGAGAAGGTGGTAGAGGTACTGGCGTGCTAGAAGGTGATGAATACTGGCTTGATGAAATTTATATCGGTAAATAA
- a CDS encoding prepilin-type N-terminal cleavage/methylation domain-containing protein: MQKHKKTGFTLIELLVVIAIIAILAAMLLPALSKARARAKSAVCINNLKQIGLGLKLYAEDWEGLVNLRIQTAWPSYSHYGTYGKLDSYISPEIICCPSALPYTPDPSKPNTIYGRRHEDISNIRYSSNGGWLHIVGIDHPEDFWIMGDSITVAGRGHADADAGGKEYLHQWMSIGFGTKDVGPSATGTADFRHQGFMNLLFLDGHVESASPSRFNAATARHSLRGFWWIKKGDRTFDQLTW; encoded by the coding sequence ATGCAAAAACATAAAAAAACAGGTTTTACACTAATAGAATTGCTTGTAGTAATAGCAATTATTGCAATACTTGCTGCAATGCTTTTACCTGCACTTTCAAAAGCAAGGGCACGGGCTAAATCTGCAGTTTGTATAAATAACTTGAAACAGATAGGGTTAGGTTTAAAGTTATATGCGGAAGACTGGGAAGGATTGGTAAATTTACGGATACAAACAGCTTGGCCATCATATTCACATTATGGTACTTACGGAAAACTGGATTCATATATATCCCCAGAAATAATATGTTGTCCTTCTGCTCTTCCATATACGCCAGACCCTTCCAAACCTAATACTATTTACGGGAGAAGACACGAAGATATTTCAAATATAAGGTACTCTTCAAATGGTGGGTGGCTCCATATAGTTGGTATTGACCATCCAGAGGATTTTTGGATAATGGGTGATTCCATAACTGTTGCTGGTAGAGGACATGCAGATGCGGATGCAGGTGGAAAAGAGTATCTTCATCAGTGGATGTCTATTGGTTTTGGAACAAAGGATGTAGGACCAAGTGCTACAGGGACAGCAGATTTTAGGCACCAAGGATTTATGAACCTTCTTTTTCTTGATGGGCACGTGGAATCTGCAAGTCCGTCAAGGTTTAATGCGGCAACAGCAAGGCATTCTTTGAGGGGTTTCTGGTGGATAAAAAAAGGAGATAGAACGTTTGACCAACTGACATGGTAA
- a CDS encoding DUF1559 domain-containing protein: protein MLAAMLLPALSKARENANRATCLNNLKQLGLILHIYAQDWDGWFPILEPREGQDIRSQTNRSLALLTGETDPSNDIRDTSAYVTNYKLFTCPSTLDKPSPTGELIPHGAVVAGVMPSGTCSYAYAYGLNLQTHPETAIMADSKKGYSNTADYYFEWGSNIESYTWACWKKFNHGEDGVNVLYVGGNAQWVAARRPAKIGNYIVGILPKEKFPNCGVPSQRPYTLRDLNLNTTDYSY from the coding sequence ATACTTGCTGCAATGCTCTTACCCGCACTTTCAAAAGCAAGAGAAAACGCCAATAGAGCTACTTGTTTGAACAATCTTAAACAACTTGGGTTGATACTTCATATATATGCACAAGATTGGGATGGATGGTTCCCTATTCTTGAACCCAGAGAAGGGCAAGACATACGATCTCAAACAAATAGGTCTCTTGCATTGCTAACCGGAGAAACTGACCCTTCAAATGATATTCGTGATACTTCTGCGTATGTGACAAATTACAAACTTTTCACCTGCCCAAGTACTTTAGATAAGCCTTCTCCAACAGGGGAATTGATTCCACATGGTGCTGTTGTTGCAGGAGTAATGCCAAGTGGTACGTGTTCTTATGCGTACGCCTACGGATTGAACCTCCAAACTCATCCAGAAACTGCTATTATGGCTGATAGTAAGAAAGGATATTCCAATACTGCCGATTATTATTTTGAATGGGGTAGTAATATAGAAAGTTATACGTGGGCTTGCTGGAAAAAATTTAACCACGGTGAAGACGGAGTGAATGTGCTATATGTTGGAGGGAATGCTCAATGGGTCGCTGCAAGAAGACCTGCAAAAATAGGTAATTACATTGTAGGGATATTGCCTAAAGAGAAATTTCCTAATTGCGGTGTTCCTTCTCAAAGACCGTATACTTTGAGGGACCTAAATCTTAACACAACAGATTACTCATATTAA
- a CDS encoding amidohydrolase: MEAILGIKTEKKKNLIKKIVKTEEDVAVKLADEIWKLAEPPLMEKESSKLIAQYLESNGFKITWPFKVLPTAFKAEKGDGKPVVGMLGEYDALPNCGENPGTYGHGCGHNLLGVAPAVGVVTVSRILEKLNLKGKVVYWGCPAEETSAGKAYMARDGGFRGMDACLCWHPSASNSIRTAGGSAVDSLVFEFFGKASHAAGSPHKGRSALDAAILMDISVNYLREHIPEDVRIHSVISEGGNAPNVVPEYAKIWYYVRSKNREQVDDITRRVTLCAKGASISTETKMKVSKISAIYNRLKNQSMAQIVLDNFLLFGPPTVSRSDIERVKLLGKEGEFSKTISTNLQGTQGRASSDEQTVSWLAPLGGCSVACVCKGTTAHNREYTMQTKLPFAHKGMLKAAKVLAGTAIDLFTDKKLLNKVVAEFETGTKDFKFDPLLHPKQLP, from the coding sequence ATGGAGGCTATATTGGGCATTAAAACAGAAAAAAAGAAGAATCTGATAAAAAAGATTGTGAAAACAGAAGAAGATGTTGCTGTAAAACTTGCCGATGAGATATGGAAACTTGCAGAACCTCCTTTAATGGAAAAAGAATCTTCAAAACTTATTGCTCAATATTTAGAATCAAACGGATTTAAAATCACTTGGCCTTTCAAGGTTTTGCCTACTGCTTTTAAAGCAGAAAAAGGCGATGGGAAACCAGTTGTCGGTATGTTGGGTGAATACGATGCATTACCAAACTGCGGTGAAAACCCTGGAACCTATGGACACGGCTGTGGACATAACCTTCTTGGTGTTGCACCTGCAGTTGGAGTGGTAACTGTTAGCAGAATTCTTGAAAAGTTAAATTTAAAAGGTAAGGTTGTGTACTGGGGTTGTCCTGCGGAAGAAACCTCTGCTGGGAAGGCTTATATGGCACGAGATGGAGGTTTTAGAGGTATGGACGCTTGTTTGTGTTGGCATCCTTCAGCGAGCAACAGCATTAGAACAGCAGGAGGGTCTGCTGTAGATTCTTTAGTATTTGAGTTTTTTGGTAAAGCATCTCATGCTGCTGGGTCACCACACAAAGGCAGAAGTGCTCTCGATGCCGCAATTCTTATGGATATATCTGTAAACTATTTAAGAGAACATATTCCAGAGGATGTTCGCATACATTCTGTTATATCTGAAGGTGGTAATGCTCCAAACGTTGTACCTGAATACGCAAAAATTTGGTACTATGTAAGAAGCAAAAATCGTGAACAGGTAGATGATATTACCCGCCGGGTTACACTATGCGCTAAAGGGGCATCTATATCTACTGAAACAAAAATGAAAGTTTCAAAAATTTCTGCTATATATAACCGTCTAAAAAATCAATCTATGGCACAAATAGTTCTTGACAACTTTCTTCTTTTTGGACCTCCAACTGTAAGTCGCTCTGATATTGAAAGGGTCAAACTTCTTGGGAAAGAAGGAGAGTTTTCAAAAACAATATCTACCAACCTTCAAGGTACTCAAGGGCGAGCGTCAAGCGATGAACAAACTGTTTCTTGGTTGGCTCCTTTGGGAGGGTGTTCGGTTGCTTGTGTTTGCAAAGGAACTACTGCTCATAACAGAGAATATACTATGCAAACAAAATTACCTTTTGCCCATAAAGGTATGTTAAAAGCAGCTAAGGTTCTTGCTGGCACAGCTATCGATCTTTTTACAGACAAGAAACTTCTCAATAAGGTAGTTGCGGAATTTGAAACTGGAACAAAAGATTTTAAATTCGACCCTCTGCTTCATCCAAAGCAACTGCCGTAA
- a CDS encoding DegT/DnrJ/EryC1/StrS family aminotransferase yields the protein MEKLAIEGGTPVNNKPFPGWPAFSEKSFNMVLEPLKTRKLNYWGGTYGNQFEKKLAEWHNSKYCVTTVNEYGAFHLALLAAGLGEGDEIICPSYMYFPPLFAILNIGAIPILVDVDFSHTIDPKEVEKKVTKKTKAIIVSHMYGVVSDMGPILDIAQKNNLFVMEDCTECFGGQYKGKKTGTIGDVGCFNLCHTKHLITGGEGGAVITDNKDIYLKCFSLRDYGFNTDEGLDMIKFEQEFLYTHDKIGFNYRMTEIQSVLGLCELERMDDWNLPLRKKYGRFLTETLKTHPLVLHTPLDTQDRQNSFWWAPIVLDVDKLKVDIKQFKKAMEAEGVPVYGALWPELYKEKAYIDYMKARNLYDPTLECKTAKWLFDRTISLFTHPIYEVEHLKKYIEVFNKVAKAYMK from the coding sequence ATGGAAAAATTAGCAATAGAAGGCGGAACTCCAGTTAACAATAAACCGTTTCCTGGATGGCCTGCTTTTTCTGAAAAATCTTTCAATATGGTGCTTGAACCTCTAAAAACAAGAAAACTTAATTATTGGGGTGGCACTTACGGTAACCAGTTTGAAAAAAAACTTGCAGAATGGCATAATTCAAAATACTGTGTAACAACAGTAAACGAGTATGGTGCGTTTCATTTAGCTCTTTTGGCTGCAGGGTTAGGCGAGGGGGACGAGATTATATGTCCATCTTATATGTATTTCCCTCCTCTATTTGCAATTTTAAATATAGGGGCAATACCAATCCTTGTAGATGTTGATTTTTCTCATACAATTGACCCGAAAGAGGTAGAAAAAAAGGTTACTAAAAAGACAAAAGCGATTATAGTTTCTCATATGTACGGTGTTGTGTCTGATATGGGGCCTATTTTGGATATTGCACAAAAAAACAATCTTTTCGTTATGGAGGATTGTACCGAATGTTTTGGAGGTCAGTATAAAGGTAAAAAAACAGGCACTATTGGTGATGTTGGTTGTTTTAACCTGTGTCATACCAAACACCTAATAACTGGTGGGGAGGGTGGCGCTGTTATTACTGATAACAAAGATATATACCTGAAATGTTTTTCTCTGAGAGACTACGGTTTTAATACAGATGAAGGACTGGATATGATTAAATTTGAACAGGAGTTTCTCTATACTCACGATAAGATAGGGTTCAACTATAGAATGACAGAGATACAGTCGGTGTTAGGTCTATGCGAACTTGAGAGGATGGATGATTGGAACTTACCTTTAAGAAAAAAGTATGGCAGATTTTTAACTGAAACTCTCAAAACTCATCCACTTGTTTTACATACACCGCTTGATACCCAAGATAGACAGAACTCTTTCTGGTGGGCACCTATTGTTCTTGATGTAGATAAGTTAAAGGTTGATATCAAACAGTTTAAAAAAGCAATGGAAGCAGAAGGGGTACCTGTCTACGGAGCTTTATGGCCTGAGTTGTATAAAGAGAAGGCATATATTGATTATATGAAAGCACGCAATTTGTATGACCCAACATTAGAATGTAAGACAGCAAAATGGCTCTTTGATAGGACTATATCTCTTTTTACTCATCCTATTTATGAAGTTGAGCATCTAAAAAAATATATAGAGGTTTTCAATAAGGTTGCAAAAGCTTATATGAAATAA
- a CDS encoding aspartate aminotransferase family protein, which translates to MEVNRIKKDAIKYIIPHWATYDSLVKEPKVFVKGEGIYLYDIEGKKYFDTFSSLVTSILGHGNKEIAESVFSQLKELEFFPNIGDTFTVPLIDLAKKLSEIAPGDLEVSFFLNSGSEANETAIKLARQYFWEKGQKSKYKVIARRFSYHGTTLGAVSATGLPYFRTPFEPLMPGYLFAPSANCTRCEFELEPGNCNLLCVKTLEKLIDWEGSDSIAAVIMDPIPGSNTGYPVPPDGYLERVREICTKNNILLIFDEIQTGIAKTGKWFACEHWNVVPDMLTIGKAITAAYLPLGITMTKPEIYDVFRKSGSEFRSGSTFGGHTASCIAALKTLEIIERDNLIEYASQIGDYIKSKLENLYEKYPIVGNFRGMGTLWAVELLKDRDNKIPFEPKLQVGNRIRDFCWEKGMILRNNADILVIAPSIIITKDEVDEMLGMVEEGINLIMKSL; encoded by the coding sequence ATGGAAGTAAATAGAATTAAAAAAGATGCGATAAAATATATCATACCGCACTGGGCTACTTACGATTCTTTAGTAAAAGAGCCAAAGGTTTTTGTAAAAGGCGAAGGAATCTATCTATACGATATTGAAGGGAAAAAATATTTTGATACTTTTTCTTCTCTTGTAACCTCCATACTTGGACACGGAAACAAAGAAATTGCAGAATCGGTATTCTCTCAACTAAAAGAACTTGAATTTTTTCCTAATATTGGTGACACTTTCACCGTACCTTTAATAGATTTGGCAAAGAAATTGTCCGAAATTGCGCCTGGAGACCTTGAGGTATCTTTCTTTCTCAATAGTGGTTCTGAAGCAAACGAGACTGCTATAAAATTGGCAAGACAATATTTTTGGGAGAAAGGACAAAAAAGTAAATATAAAGTTATAGCAAGACGTTTCTCTTACCATGGCACTACTTTGGGAGCAGTTTCTGCAACTGGCTTACCTTATTTCAGAACCCCATTTGAACCTTTAATGCCTGGCTACCTTTTTGCGCCTTCAGCCAATTGTACCCGTTGCGAGTTTGAGCTTGAACCAGGAAATTGTAACCTCTTATGTGTTAAAACTCTGGAAAAACTTATAGATTGGGAAGGTTCAGACTCTATAGCTGCTGTTATTATGGACCCAATACCTGGCTCGAATACTGGGTATCCTGTACCTCCAGACGGATATCTTGAAAGGGTAAGAGAAATCTGTACTAAAAATAATATACTGCTAATTTTTGATGAAATCCAAACAGGTATAGCTAAAACAGGAAAATGGTTTGCTTGCGAACATTGGAACGTTGTTCCTGATATGCTTACTATTGGTAAAGCAATTACTGCAGCTTATCTACCGTTGGGAATAACTATGACTAAACCTGAAATTTATGATGTTTTCAGAAAATCTGGAAGCGAGTTTCGTTCAGGTTCAACTTTTGGTGGGCATACAGCTTCTTGTATAGCCGCCCTTAAGACTCTCGAAATAATTGAAAGAGACAACCTTATAGAGTACGCCAGCCAGATAGGCGATTATATAAAAAGTAAGCTTGAAAATTTATACGAAAAATATCCTATTGTAGGAAATTTTAGAGGTATGGGCACATTGTGGGCTGTTGAACTGTTAAAAGATAGAGATAACAAAATACCTTTTGAACCAAAACTCCAAGTTGGAAACAGAATAAGAGATTTTTGTTGGGAAAAAGGGATGATTTTAAGAAACAATGCAGATATTTTAGTTATAGCGCCTTCAATCATTATTACCAAAGACGAAGTTGACGAGATGTTAGGGATGGTTGAAGAAGGAATTAACTTGATTATGAAAAGTTTGTAA